From the Prunus dulcis chromosome 4, ALMONDv2, whole genome shotgun sequence genome, one window contains:
- the LOC117626702 gene encoding uncharacterized protein At1g10890-like: MGRSISRSPSYSRGRSRRDRSRSPYSRRNRSSGSPRRRRSRSSSYRRRKSRSPTPRRHRRHRSRSRSSSLSPPPLPKSPGPRLTSTERKNGADKLKKEEEEKIRRQQEAELKQLEEETAMRLEEAIRKNVEERLSSNEVKLEIERRIKEGQKKLFDDVKAQLEKEKEAALVEARQKEEQARKEREELDKMLEENRRRVEEAQRREALEQQSKEEERYRELELIQRQKEEAARRKKQEEEEEHAKLMKLSSKNKSRPKSFGIGL, translated from the exons atGGGACGGAGCATATCAAGGTCGCCATCCTACAGCAGAGGGAGAAGCCGCAGAGATCGAAGCCGCTCACCCTACTCCAG AAGAAATCGTTCGAGTGGCTCCCCACGTCGCCGGAGAAGTCGTTCTTCAAGTTACAGGCGGCGCAAGAGTCGTTCGCCGACACCCAGACGACATAGACGACACAGAAGTAGGAGTAGAAGTAGCTCTTTGTCTCCTCCTCCTTTACCCAAGTCTCCAGGGCCCCGTCTAACCTCAACTGAACGCAAAAATGGTGCGGATAAACTCAagaaagaggaggaagaaaaaatcaG GCGTCAACAGGAGGCAGAACTCAAACAGTTAGAAGAAGAGACTGCAATGAGACTTGAGGAAGCGATTCGGAAGAATGTGGAGGAGAGGTTGTCTTCTAATGAAGTTAAGTTAGAAATCGAGAGGCGTATAAAAGAAGGTCAGAAGAAATTgtttgatgatgttaaagctcaacttgaaaaagaaaaggaagctGCTCTTGTTGAAGCAAGACAGAAAGAA GAACAAGCtcggaaagagagagaagagctTGATAAGATGCTGGAGGAGAATCGGAGGAGGGTGGAAGAGGCTCAGAGAAGAGAAGCTTTGGAACAGCAGAGCAAAGAAGAGGAACGGTATCGAGAGTTGGAGCTGATTCAGAGACAGAAAGAAGAGGCTGCAAGGAGAAAAAAgcaggaagaggaagaagaacatGCAAAACTGATGAAGTTGTCAAGTAAGAACAAATCTCGGCCAAAGTCTTTTGGTATTGGTTTATAA
- the LOC117626324 gene encoding uncharacterized protein LOC117626324: MGKENLSEASIGASEEGDSPGQSDSLGTHSRHSLDNEAGLSTCRVCQCAESDKRGDAALEFLGITPPTQETCIRHGQVKPDSRVALKDAEGDMYVKKKPGKESGFLEFISPDGEVFICGADLETGSSHHEDTLVELGCSCKNDLALVHYACALKWFINHGSTVCEICGRLAKNIRISDFKKVMISLKEYEILRERTARGEPDATQVNTSTDIDPDAVAAIRRQRLSEISLWFTPHNNSNNNNNTSTNSVSISQAVSEQPQNTVVAPAENPATKWAVEGTGILLATGLLTVTLAWLIAPRVGKKTASSGLHILLGGICALTVVVFFRFFVLTRIKYGPARYWAILFVFWFLVFGIWASRTHSSHTT, from the exons ATGGGTAAGGAAAACTTATCGGAAGCTAGCATCGGAGCTAGTGAGGAAGGTGACTCACCTGGACAGAGTGATTCTTTAGGTACTCACTCACGCCATAGTCTTGACAATGAGGCCGGCTTATCAACTTGTCGCGTGTGCCAATGTGCTGAATCTGACAAAAGGGGAGATGCAGCGTTAGAGTTTTTGGGTATCACTCCTCCTACACAAGAAACATGTATACGCCATGGGCAAGTCAAGCCTGATAGCAGGGTAGCCCTTAAAGATGCTGAAGGTGATATGTATGTCAAGAAAAAACCTGGAAAAGAATCTGGGTTTTTGGAGTTTATAAGCCCTGATGGAGAGGTTTTCATTTGTGGTGCTGATTTAGAGACAGGTTCAAGTCACCATGAAGACACATTAGTTGAGCTTGGTTGCTCTTGCAAAAATGACCTTGCTTTGGTACACTATGCGTGTGCACTCAAATGGTTTATCAACCATGGGTCCACTGTTTGTGAAATCTGTGGACGTCTTGCaaaaaatatcagaatttCAGACTTCAAAAAGGTTATGATTTCCTTGAAGGAGTATGAAATATTGAGGGAAAGAACAGCTAGGGGGGAACCGGATGCCACACAGGTTAATACAAGTACAGATATAGATCCTGATGCTGTAGCTGCTATCAGAAGGCAACGACTGAGTGAGATTTCACTATGGTTTACCCCGCATAATAATAGTAACAATAATAACAATACAAGTACCAATTCTGTTTCAATTTCACAAGCTGTATCAGAACAACCTCAGAATACTGTTGTTGCCCCTGCTGAAAATCCTGCAACCAAGTGGGCTGTGGAAGGTACTGGGATTCTGCTTGCTACAGGGCTGCTTACTGTTACTCTTGCATGGCTTATAGCTCCTCGTGTTGGGAAG AAAACTGCCAGCAGCGGTCTTCATATTCTCCTGGGAGGAATTTGTGCTTTAACAGTAGTGGTTTTCTTCCGCTTT TTTGTGCTCACCAGAATCAAGTATGGACCTGCTCGCTACTGGGCAATATTATTCgtcttttggtttcttgtcTTTGGTATTTGGGCTTCACGGACACACAGTTCTCATACaacataa